In the genome of Vicinamibacterales bacterium, the window TTGCAACGAGTCATTCTGATTCGCTCCTCTCTTTCCGCGATGTTTTCACGGCTTCGCTGCACCGCGGGATACCGATCGTGCGCGGCGAGGTAACGAGGCGCGCATTTTGAGCAGAGACGACCTCCTCGACATCCAGGGAATAGTGACCGCTGTCAGCGGCGGCGGGATCTATCGGGTACAGTGCGATGCCGGCCACGAAGTGCTGGCGCAATTGAGCGGCCGGATGCGTCGCTTCCGCATCAAGGTCACGACTGGCGATCGGGTGACGGTCAGCGTCTCCCCCTACGACATGGTTCGGGGAATCATCACGTTCCGCGTCCGCTGAGTTTCGGTTCCCTTCATTGCTCTGCAGAATGTGCCAGCGCCTCCGGCTGGCGTGCCCCTGTTTTCCGACTGCCCATGCAGATCCGTCAGAGCCGGCCGTGGGGCTGCCCCTTCGGTCCAGTGCTGGCACCCCCACCCGCACCGGACGTCAGCCGGCCGGCCCGCGTCGAAGGATGGTGCTGGGAAAAAGGGGGCCCCGCGCGGGGCCCCTACGGAGGTGGGTAGCTTCGGGTCCTGATGCGGTATACGGCGCACCCCGCCCGACCGCTTACCGCGAAAAGCAGGTAAGCGTGGCCGGCTCTCCTGTCGTAATAAACTGGCAAGACGTTCTGTGCCCGTCGTCCGGCCCCAGGCGAAGGCAGATTCCGCTCCCGCTGTTCATCTACTTCGGATTTCCTCATGGTTCTGACACCCGTTTTGCGTCTTTCTGTGCGGTTGACCCTGGTCGCCACGCTCGCCGCGGCCGTCGGTGTTGCGGGGTGCGGTGGGAGTGGCGGCAACGCCGCAGGTCCGGGCGGGAGAAGGCCGGGCGGGGCGGGACCGACCGTCCCTGTCCGCACAACCCCAATCCAGCGCATCAGCATCGAGAGACAGATCGAGCTGTCGGGCACCCTGCTTTCGCCCGACCAGGCGAAGGTCAGCTCCGAGGTCGCTGGTGTTGTCCGCAAGGTGCTGGTGGAGATCGGCAGCGAGGTCGTCGCCGGCCAGCCGCTGGTCAGACTCGATCCCAGGGAGTTGGAGCTGGCCCTCGCGCGCGCCGAGAGCTCGCTGCGGCAGGTCTATGCGCAGCTTGGCATGCACGCGTCGCCGGGGGCGACCACGCCTCCGCCCCCCGACGAAGAAGTGGCGACCGTGAAGACGGCCGTGGCCAATCGCGAGGATGCTCGCGCGGCGTACGACCGGGCGAAGACGCTGTCCGGGCGCGGACTGTTGTCGCCAGTGGACCTCCAGACGGCCGACACCAGGCTCAAGGTGGCGGAGGCCAGCTACCAGGCGGCGTTCGATGCGGTTCGAAGCCTCAAGGCCCAGTTGCAGGACCGTCGCGCGTCGTACGACCTGGCTGCGAAGAAGCTCGCTGATACGCAGGTCAAGGCGCCAATCTCCGGCGGCGTCTCCGAGCGGCTCGTCCAGGAAGGTGAGTTCATCGGCGAACGGACGCCTGTGGCGACCATCGTCCAGACCAACCCGCTGAAGCTGCGGACGGGCGTCCAGGAGACCTACGCCGGCATTGTCACGCCTGGGCAGCGGGTCGAATTCCGTGTCGCCTCGTTCGGTGACACGGTGTTCACGGGCAAGGTCGCGTACGTCAGCCCGGCGATCGACCAGGCGATGCGGACGTTCACCGTCGAGGCGTTGGTCGACAACAACGACCACCGGCTCAAGCCCGGGTTCTTCGCGAAGGGCGCGATCTTCACCCGAATAGACAACGGGGTGTTGGCGGTGCCGGACGCGGCGGTTTCGACGCTGGCGGGCGTTTCATCGGTCTACGTCGTCGACAAGGGCAAGATCGCGCAAGTGACGGTGACGCTCGGTGTGCGGCAGGGCAACGTCTGGGAAGTGGTGGACGGCCTGAAGGGAGACGAGACGCTGGCGGCCAGCAACCTGAACCAGCTCGCGACGGGTGTGGCGGTGAAGGCCCTGGGGGCAGGCGAGCCGGACGGTTCTGGCAGCGGGCGTCGGGGACCGGGCGCCGGCCGAGGACAGGGTGAAGGCGGAGGCGGGCGCGGCCAGCGCCAGGGCGGCGGTCAGCCAGGAGTCCGGCAATGACACTCTCGGATATCAGCGTCAAGCGACCGGTCTTCGCCGTGATGATGAGCGCGGCGCTCCTCGTCATGGGCTGGTTCTCCTATCGCCAGCTGGGTCTCGACCTGATGCCGAAGACCGACTACCCGATGGTCACGGTGAGCACGCGTCTGCCCGGTGCGAGCGCCGAGGAGATCGAGACGACGATCACCAAGCCCGTCGAAGCGGCCGTGAACACGATCAACGGCATCGACGAGCTGCGGTGCAGCTCGGATCAGGGAGGGTCGCGCTGCACGATCACCTTCGTCCTGGAGCGCGAGATCGAGGCGGCGACGCAGGACGTGCGCGACAAGGTGGCGGCGATCGTGGGTCAGTTCCCGCGCGACACCCTGCCGCCCACGGTGACGAAGATCGATCCCGACTCGGCGCCGGTGCTGACGATCGTCGTGTCGGGCGCGCGCACGCCGAAGGA includes:
- the infA gene encoding translation initiation factor IF-1, translating into MSRDDLLDIQGIVTAVSGGGIYRVQCDAGHEVLAQLSGRMRRFRIKVTTGDRVTVSVSPYDMVRGIITFRVR
- a CDS encoding efflux RND transporter periplasmic adaptor subunit, coding for MVLTPVLRLSVRLTLVATLAAAVGVAGCGGSGGNAAGPGGRRPGGAGPTVPVRTTPIQRISIERQIELSGTLLSPDQAKVSSEVAGVVRKVLVEIGSEVVAGQPLVRLDPRELELALARAESSLRQVYAQLGMHASPGATTPPPPDEEVATVKTAVANREDARAAYDRAKTLSGRGLLSPVDLQTADTRLKVAEASYQAAFDAVRSLKAQLQDRRASYDLAAKKLADTQVKAPISGGVSERLVQEGEFIGERTPVATIVQTNPLKLRTGVQETYAGIVTPGQRVEFRVASFGDTVFTGKVAYVSPAIDQAMRTFTVEALVDNNDHRLKPGFFAKGAIFTRIDNGVLAVPDAAVSTLAGVSSVYVVDKGKIAQVTVTLGVRQGNVWEVVDGLKGDETLAASNLNQLATGVAVKALGAGEPDGSGSGRRGPGAGRGQGEGGGGRGQRQGGGQPGVRQ